From the Primulina tabacum isolate GXHZ01 chromosome 15, ASM2559414v2, whole genome shotgun sequence genome, one window contains:
- the LOC142526358 gene encoding xyloglucan endotransglucosylase protein 1-like, whose protein sequence is MFKLLVAVAFLFGAAAAGNFSEEITITWGNGKVLNGGQVVSLSLDKSTGSGFESNDKYLFGRFDMEMKLVPNNSAGTVTTFYMSSQGNAHDEIDLEFLGNASGQPYTLHTNIFAKGIGGREQQFRLWFDPTVAFHTYTILWNSQRIIILVDNIPIRVFNNYESQGVPFPNSQPMKVYASLWNADDWATQGGQVKTDWSLSPFTAYYRNYNANACVVTASGNSCANSTVGNQAWKTQGLDANGINSIRSVQKKYMIYNYCTDAKRFPNGFPKECQLPRF, encoded by the exons atgtttaagcTTTTAGTGGCTGTGGCCTTCCTGTTTGGCGCGGCAGCCGCAGGTAATTTCAGCGAAGAGATCACCATAACTTGGGGAAATGGTAAGGTACTCAACGGGGGACAGGTTGTATCCTTGTCCCTTGATAAGTCAACCGGCTCGGGTTTCGAATCCAACGACAAGTACTTATTTGGAAGATTTGATATGGAAATGAAGCTAGTGCCCAACAATTCGGCTGGCACTGTCACTACGTTTTAT ATGTCGTCTCAAGGAAATGCACATGATGAAATTGATCTGGAGTTCTTGGGGAATGCCAGTGGACAACCTTATACTTTGCATACAAATATATTCGCGAAAGGCATCGGCGGCCGTGAGCAACAGTTCCGGCTTTGGTTCGACCCAACTGTGGCATTCCATACTTACACCATTCTTTGGAACTCACAACGCATCAT TATCTTGGTAGATAACATTCCGATTAGGGTTTTCAACAACTACGAATCTCAAGGCGTTCCATTCCCCAACAGCCAGCCCATGAAAGTGTACGCGAGTCTATGGAACGCCGATGACTGGGCCACACAAGGCGGGCAGGTGAAAACCGATTGGTCCTTGTCTCCTTTTACTGCATACTACAGGAATTACAACGCCAATGCCTGCGTTGTTACCGCGTCCGGAAATTCGTGCGCAAATTCCACCGTAGGTAATCAGGCATGGAAAACGCAGGGATTAGATGCCAATGGCATAAACAGTATCCGTTCGGTGCAGAAGAAATATATGATCTACAATTACTGCACCGACGCCAAGAGGTTTCCCAATGGTTTTCCGAAGGAATGCCAACTCCCAAGGTTTTAA
- the LOC142526357 gene encoding phosphatidylglycerophosphate phosphatase 1, chloroplastic/mitochondrial — protein sequence MHSISIGSWQTCYYHSLPKNPPFHSKVTLDSNPRKIQCKNCSFLILTATNSCSKEQEKKRNHYNSENTNCSNREKHKLFQDFYSSFEIQEPQIEEGEEEIGSVIDWDIPSIMWWADFKAALGQRINLEGITCSVGILSKYRHLVMPHVSVPDIRYINWAELKNSGFKGVVFDKDNTITVPYSLSLWAPLASSIEQCKLVFGDNIAVFSNSAGLREYDPDGRKARALEDAIGIKVIRHGGKKPGGNAEEIENNFSCESSRLVMVGDRPFTDIVFGNRHGLFTILTEPLSHTEEPLIVRQVRLLEVAIVKRWSEKGLKPITHGLLTDPMKCVNNEPL from the exons ATGCACTCCATTTCGATTGGTTCATGGCAGACATGCTACTATCATTCTCTCCCTAAAAATCCCCCATTTCACAGCAAGGTAACACTTGATTCAAATCCTAGGAAAATACAGTGCAAAAACTGCAGCTTTCTCATACTCACCGCCACAAACAGCTGCAGCAAGGAGCAAGAGAAGAAGCGCAATCATTATAACTCGGAGAACACGAATTGCTCGAATCGAGAAAAGCACAAgctttttcaagatttttactCCTCGTTTGAAATCCAGGAACCTCAAATTGAAGAAGGTGAAGAAGAGATAGGTTCCGTGATAGATTGGGACATTCCATCGATCATGTGGTGGGCGGATTTTAAAGCTGCATTGGGGCAGAGGATTAATTTGGAAGGGATCACGTGTTCCGTGGGGATTTTATCCAAATATAGGCACTTGGTGATGCCGCATGTTAGTGTGCCTGATATAAGGTATATCAATTGGGCTGAGCTGAAAAATAGTGGGTTTAAAGGCGTGGTCTTTGATAAGGACAACACTATCACTGTTCCTTACTCTTTAAGCTTGTGGGCGCCACTTGCATCATCCATAGAACAGTGTAAATTGGTGTTCGGAGATAATATTGCAGTGTTCAGTAACTCTGCGG GATTGCGTGAGTATGATCCTGATGGTAGAAAAGCTAGAGCCCTCGAGGATGCTATAGGAATTAAAGTAATAAGGCACG GGGGGAAGAAGCCAGGTGGAAACGCTGAAGAAATTGAAAATAACTTTAGTTGTGAATCATCAAGACTTGTCATG GTGGGTGACCGGCCCTTCACTGATATTGTCTTTGGTAACCGACATGGTCTCTTCACGATACTAACCGAACCATTGAGTCATACGGAGGAACCTTTGATTGTGAGGCAG GTGAGGCTGCTTGAAGTGGCTATTGTTAAGAGATGGTCTGAGAAAGGCTTGAAGCCAATCACTCATGGGCTTCTTACCGATCCGATGAAGTGTGTAAATAATGAACCACTTTGA